One window from the genome of Streptomyces sp. NBC_01476 encodes:
- a CDS encoding S9 family peptidase: protein MNEITGPASGSMPDWEKRFRAPRVGLPEWAEDAPERSLFVSNVTGTYELYAWDRGTGGRRQVTDRPNGTTDGALSRDGEWVWWFSDTDGDEFGVWMKQPFGGGEDIPAAPGLAPSYPAGLALGVDGIAVIGRSTDDEGTSVHVVRPGGTAPYEIYRHEESAGVGDLSEDGSLVVIEHTEHGDAMHSALRVVQVTDGTTVAELDDTAGGTRELGLDCLGFAPVPGDTRLLVGHQRSDRWLPMIWDVASGEETALAIDLPGDVHAEWYPDGSALLVVHDFHARSEMFRYDLAAGKMTPLDTPAGSVGGATARPDGTVEYLWSSAAQPPAVRSTTGVTVLEAPGLRAPDSVPVEDVWVDGPGGPIHALVQRPAGSGADSEDGKGPAAGPFPTVFEIHGGPTWHDSDAFAAGPAAWLDHGFAVVRVNYRGSTGYGREWTDALKHRVGLIELEDIAAVREWAVSSGLADPSRLVLTGGSWGGYLTLLGLGTQPDAWTVGIAAVPVADYPTAYADEMEALKSLDRTFFGGSPEEVPERYEASSPLTYIDKVAAPVYISAGMNDPRCPIRQIDNYVERLRELDKPHEVYRYDAGHGSLVVEERIKQVRLELAFALRHVGG, encoded by the coding sequence ATGAACGAGATCACCGGACCCGCGAGCGGGTCCATGCCCGATTGGGAGAAGCGGTTCCGCGCGCCGCGCGTCGGCCTGCCGGAATGGGCCGAGGACGCCCCGGAACGCAGCCTGTTCGTGTCGAACGTGACGGGTACGTATGAGCTGTACGCGTGGGACCGCGGCACAGGCGGCCGGCGGCAGGTGACCGACCGCCCGAACGGAACGACGGACGGCGCCCTCAGCCGGGACGGCGAATGGGTGTGGTGGTTCTCGGACACCGACGGGGACGAGTTCGGTGTCTGGATGAAGCAGCCGTTCGGCGGTGGCGAGGACATACCGGCCGCACCCGGCCTCGCCCCCTCCTACCCGGCCGGGCTGGCGCTGGGCGTCGACGGGATCGCCGTCATCGGCCGCTCCACGGACGACGAGGGCACGTCCGTACACGTGGTGCGCCCCGGCGGCACCGCGCCCTACGAGATCTACCGGCACGAGGAATCCGCGGGTGTCGGGGATCTGTCGGAGGACGGCTCCCTGGTCGTCATCGAGCACACCGAGCACGGCGACGCCATGCACAGCGCCCTGCGGGTGGTCCAGGTCACCGACGGCACGACGGTCGCGGAGTTGGACGACACCGCGGGTGGCACCCGTGAACTCGGCCTGGACTGCCTCGGTTTCGCCCCGGTTCCGGGCGACACCCGGCTGCTCGTCGGCCACCAACGGTCCGACCGCTGGCTGCCGATGATCTGGGACGTGGCAAGCGGCGAGGAGACCGCGCTTGCCATAGACCTGCCGGGTGACGTGCACGCCGAATGGTATCCGGACGGCTCCGCGCTGCTGGTGGTGCACGACTTCCACGCCCGCAGCGAGATGTTCCGGTACGACCTGGCGGCCGGGAAGATGACCCCGCTGGACACCCCGGCGGGTTCGGTGGGCGGAGCGACGGCCCGGCCCGACGGCACGGTGGAGTATCTGTGGTCGTCGGCCGCGCAGCCGCCGGCGGTACGGTCCACGACCGGCGTCACGGTGCTCGAAGCACCGGGGCTGCGGGCCCCGGACTCGGTACCGGTGGAGGACGTGTGGGTGGACGGGCCGGGCGGTCCCATCCACGCACTGGTGCAGCGCCCGGCCGGAAGCGGCGCGGATTCCGAGGACGGGAAGGGGCCCGCGGCGGGGCCGTTCCCGACCGTCTTCGAGATCCACGGCGGCCCGACCTGGCACGACTCCGACGCCTTCGCCGCCGGGCCGGCCGCCTGGCTCGACCACGGTTTCGCGGTGGTCCGGGTCAACTACCGCGGGTCGACCGGCTACGGCCGGGAGTGGACGGACGCCCTCAAGCACCGGGTGGGCCTGATCGAACTGGAGGACATCGCGGCGGTCCGCGAGTGGGCGGTCTCCTCCGGCCTGGCGGACCCGTCCCGGCTGGTGCTCACCGGCGGCTCCTGGGGCGGTTACCTGACGCTGCTGGGTCTGGGCACCCAGCCGGACGCGTGGACGGTGGGCATAGCCGCGGTCCCGGTGGCGGACTATCCGACCGCCTACGCCGACGAGATGGAGGCCCTCAAATCCCTGGACCGCACCTTCTTCGGCGGCTCCCCCGAGGAGGTCCCGGAGCGTTATGAGGCGTCCTCACCGCTCACCTACATCGACAAGGTGGCCGCGCCCGTCTACATCAGTGCGGGGATGAACGACCCGCGCTGCCCGATACGCCAGATCGACAACTACGTCGAGCGGCTGCGGGAGCTGGACAAGCCGCACGAGGTGTACCGGTACGACGCGGGACACGGTTCGCTCGTGGTGGAGGAGCGGATCAAGCAGGTCCGCCTGGAGCTGGCCTTCGCCCTGCGGCACGTGGGCGGCTGA
- a CDS encoding universal stress protein produces MAPGRIVVGVDGSEPSLQALRWAARQAALTDASLEAVMAWELPGAVGWAGLPELPDDIDLEEPARGSLAKAVATALPGEQAVPVTQIVVLGNAAQAILDRGEGAELIVVGVRGHGTFRATLLGSVSHTVTMHATCPVVVVRGTAAQAGA; encoded by the coding sequence CTGGCGCCCGGCCGGATCGTTGTCGGCGTGGACGGCTCGGAGCCGTCCTTGCAGGCCCTGCGCTGGGCCGCCCGCCAGGCCGCGCTGACCGATGCCTCTCTCGAAGCGGTCATGGCCTGGGAACTGCCCGGGGCGGTCGGCTGGGCGGGTCTGCCGGAGCTGCCCGACGACATCGACCTGGAAGAACCGGCCCGCGGGTCCCTGGCGAAAGCGGTGGCCACCGCACTGCCCGGCGAGCAGGCGGTGCCGGTCACCCAGATCGTGGTGCTGGGCAACGCCGCGCAGGCCATTCTCGACCGGGGGGAAGGCGCGGAGCTGATCGTGGTCGGTGTCCGCGGCCACGGAACGTTCCGCGCGACACTGCTCGGCTCCGTCAGTCATACGGTCACCATGCACGCGACATGTCCGGTCGTGGTGGTGCGTGGCACCGCGGCGCAGGCCGGCGCGTAG
- a CDS encoding SigE family RNA polymerase sigma factor, which translates to MAEALGIETAVFGRRGSVLAPPRSGGLPVIAPWPVKVAGTTTADSGDTDTAMAVGTTVDHLTETYRAHYRSLLGLAALLLDDIASCEDVVQEAFIRVHSARSRVRDPEKTLAYLRQTVVNLSRSALRRRILGLKLLSKPMPDMASAEEGAYEILERDQLKAAMRKLQRRQREVLVLRYFADMTEAQVAETLGISLGSVKAYGSRGLAALRVAMEAPA; encoded by the coding sequence GTGGCGGAGGCTTTGGGTATCGAGACAGCGGTATTCGGACGGCGTGGCAGTGTGCTCGCGCCGCCGCGGAGCGGTGGTCTGCCGGTGATCGCGCCCTGGCCGGTCAAGGTGGCCGGTACGACGACCGCAGACAGTGGGGATACTGACACCGCAATGGCTGTCGGCACCACGGTCGACCATCTCACCGAGACCTATCGTGCGCACTACCGCTCACTGCTGGGACTGGCCGCACTGCTGCTGGACGACATCGCCTCCTGCGAGGACGTGGTCCAGGAAGCCTTCATCCGGGTGCACTCGGCACGCAGCCGGGTGCGCGACCCCGAGAAGACCCTCGCCTACCTCCGGCAGACGGTGGTCAACCTCTCCCGCTCGGCGTTGCGCCGCCGCATACTCGGCCTCAAACTCCTCTCCAAGCCCATGCCCGACATGGCCAGCGCGGAGGAGGGGGCGTACGAGATCCTGGAGCGTGATCAGCTCAAGGCCGCGATGCGCAAACTGCAGCGCCGCCAGCGCGAAGTGCTCGTACTGCGTTACTTCGCCGACATGACCGAGGCGCAGGTCGCCGAGACCCTGGGGATCTCCCTGGGCTCCGTCAAGGCCTACGGCTCGCGAGGCCTCGCGGCGCTCCGCGTCGCGATGGAGGCACCGGCATGA
- a CDS encoding SURF1 family protein produces the protein MYRFLLTRGWLAVSVLALLAVPFCVFMGSWQLSRFEVRVDQHKSTQNDEKQTATAPAVPLRTVLPDTRTALSGDDAGRIVSTTGRYDPGHQLLVPDRTLDGHNGFYVLTPLRLGSGAALPVVRGWLPGDASAAERSGTVPPAPAGQVTVVGAVQYPETTDTSGVATGVLPTGQLGMISSASLVNVLPYPVYGGWVTTSHPPAPLKAVPPATPPNSGLDLKAFQNLGYTGQWFVFAGFVVFMWFRLVRREAETRADAALGLLPEGEPGGSSEAAAAASEGAEPEKVSPAPAG, from the coding sequence GTGTACCGGTTCCTGCTCACCCGCGGCTGGCTGGCGGTCAGCGTCCTCGCTCTGCTCGCCGTGCCGTTCTGCGTGTTCATGGGGAGCTGGCAGCTGAGCCGGTTCGAGGTGCGGGTCGACCAGCACAAGAGCACCCAGAACGACGAGAAGCAGACGGCCACCGCGCCGGCGGTCCCCCTCCGGACGGTACTGCCGGACACCCGCACCGCCCTGTCCGGTGACGACGCCGGGCGGATCGTCAGCACCACCGGGCGGTACGACCCCGGGCACCAACTCCTCGTCCCCGACCGCACCCTCGACGGTCACAACGGCTTCTACGTCCTCACCCCGCTGCGGCTCGGCAGTGGCGCGGCCCTGCCCGTGGTCCGCGGCTGGCTCCCCGGCGACGCGTCCGCCGCCGAACGCTCCGGTACGGTGCCGCCCGCACCGGCCGGTCAGGTCACCGTGGTCGGGGCGGTGCAGTACCCCGAGACCACCGACACCAGCGGAGTCGCGACCGGGGTGCTGCCCACCGGCCAGCTCGGCATGATCAGTTCGGCTTCGCTCGTCAACGTCCTCCCTTATCCGGTGTACGGCGGCTGGGTCACCACCTCGCATCCCCCGGCGCCGCTCAAGGCGGTGCCGCCTGCCACTCCTCCCAACAGCGGTCTTGATCTGAAGGCGTTCCAGAACCTCGGCTACACCGGGCAGTGGTTCGTCTTCGCGGGCTTCGTCGTCTTCATGTGGTTCCGACTCGTCCGGCGGGAGGCCGAGACCCGGGCGGACGCCGCGCTGGGGCTGCTCCCGGAGGGGGAGCCGGGCGGCTCCTCCGAGGCCGCGGCCGCAGCCTCGGAGGGGGCGGAGCCGGAGAAGGTCTCCCCGGCTCCGGCCGGCTGA